Within Pseudomonadota bacterium, the genomic segment CGATCTCGGCGCTCCCCCCGCCCAGGTCGATCCGAACGCATCGAAGCAGCCGTTGAACGACGGCGCTGACGAGCTGGCGTCTGAGGCAGACGATGCCGCCGCGGAGGAGCGCCGTCGCCTGGAAGCGGCCGCGCAGCAGGTGATGGCGCCTGTGGCGGTGGCGCCTGTGGCGGTGGCGCCTGTGGCGGTGGCGCCTGTGGCGGTGGCGCCTGTGGCGGTGGCGCCTGTGGCGGTGGCGCCTGCGGCGTCCGACGTGTCACCGGTGAATGAGCAGGCTGTCGCGGCCCTGCCGCTCGATTCTTCGCCTGTTGGGGCGGTCGATGTGCTTGCGCAACCCACGTCTCCGAGCGCGATGACGCTCCCCCTCCAGGCGCAGCAGCTCTCAGTGCAGGGGAAGACCCAGCAGGTCGACGCAGCGCCATCGAACGTTCCTGAGATCGCCACGGCAGCGGTGTCGCAGCGAGAGAGCCTGACGCTTCCGAAGACAGGAAGAGCCAGCGTGCTGGCGCAGGGCCTTCAGGCAACCGCATCAAATCAAGACGCGCCTGCGGACGTTCCCACCGTGGGAATGCAGCTCGACCTGCGCGCTCGCGGAGCAAGCCTGTCGTCGCAGCGAACGTCGCCGGCACTGAAGGTCCCGTTCAACCTTGGGGTTTCGGCGGGACTGGCGCCGCAGCAGCAGGGCCTGTCGCCTGTGTCTCAGGCTGCGGTGTCTGCAGGCAACCTGTTCCACGTGGAACAGGCCGCGCTGCCCGAGCTTGCAACGCAGCTGGGCGTGTCGCCCGCTCCCCTGGCGGTGGGTCAGAGCGGTCCGAGCCTGCTCGAAGAGCTCAAAGGATGGGGACGAGTCACGCGTGCCGCGCAAGACGACACGAACGCACCATCGCTGTCGGGTGAAGCCGTGACGTCTCGCGGTCGTGCCTCCCAGGGCTTCATCTTCGAGAGCGGGACTGACGCGTTGGGCGATGCGCCGCGCGCCGCAACGAGGATCCAGGCGACCGACGCGGAGCGAGATCTCGCGGCGTCGGCGCAGGCAGGGGTGGCCTCTTCCGCGGCCGTGGCGCTTCCGGCTGCGAGCGAGGCGGGTATCGTCACCCAGACGGCACCGGTCCCTCTGCCTTCGATGGTGAATGAGGTGGTGCGCGTGGCCGGTGAGCTCGCGCAGGCGCAGAAGCAAGGCAAGCCCGAAGGCACCCGCGTTGTCGAGATGCGACTCGATCCGCCAGCTCTCGGCTCGTTGCACGTGCGGGTGGTCGAGGAGAAGGGCTTGGTTCACGCCTACGTGACCGTGGCCAACCCTGCGATGCAGAAGGTCGTGGCCGCGGAGATGAGCCACCTGAGCACCAGTCTTGCGCACCACGGCATCGCGCTCGGTCAGGTCTCTGTGGGCACGCAGGATGGGGGGTCTCGCGATTTCGGGCGCCGCCCGGATGAGCCAGAGACTCCCGCTCGGGCAGGCGCGCCTCGGCGAGGTGTTGCGGCCACGGGCCCAGCGACGCCCACCGCCGTGATCGAACGCATCACGGGCATGGGGCGAGCGGTGAACTTCCAGGCCTGAGGGCCAGACCCGGTTTCACTCGGTTGACCAATTCCACGCGCTGAAGGAGAAACGACATGGCGATGGGTTCGATGAACGCGATTGCGGGTGCTCAGGGGTCCGCGGCTTCCCCTGGCACGAAGCCATCAGGCAGTGGTGCGAACGGCATGACAAACAACGATTTTCTCCGCCTCATCGTGACACAGATGCAGAATCAGAACCCGCTCGAGCCGACCAGCAGCGACCAGATGGTGCAGTCGATGTCGATGATGCAGCTGGTCAGCGAGTCGCACTCGATGAATCAGGCGATGTCTTCGTGGGCGCAGTCTCAGGGGCTGCTACTCGGGGCTAGTCTCATCGGAGGGCAGGTGACCGTGACAGACCCGAAGACGGGGGTGCAGACGCAGGGGCAGGTGACTGGGGTCGTCACCAGCAACGGCCAGGTAGAGGTTCAGGTGGGAGGCGGGAACTACCCGCTCTCGACCATCACCTCGGTTCGCTAGCAGTTTCAGCTCAAACCACAACTTCGAGGAGGACATACGAACATGGAAGCTCTCTCATCGGCAGTGACGGGTCTCGGTACGTTCCAGCAGGCGCTCAACGTCGTGGGCAGCAACCTGGCAAACGTGTCCACGCCAGGCTACAAAGCGACCACCATCTCGTTTCAGGAGCTCATCGCCAGCGTGTCGCGACCGGCGTCGGGACCCACCAGCACACTCGGTGGCATCAACCCGCATCAGTCGGTGCAAGGCGTGAAGGTGGGGCAGGAGAACGCCAAGTACACCCAGGGCAGTCTCACCCCCACAGGCAAGCCCACTGACCTGGGCATCACGGGCGACGGGTTCTTCGTGCTGCGCCAGGTGAACGGCAACCTCGCCTACACGCGCAACGGCAACTTCTCCATCGACAAGACGGGATTGTTCGTCAACGCCTCGGGCTTCCCGGTGATGGGCTGGACAGCAGACGCCACAGGCAACGTCGACACCGCGCAGCCCGTGGGCAAGCTCACCATTCCCCTGGGGCTCAGCAAGTCGCTGGTGACGAAGAACATCTCGCGGGGTGCTCGACGGCAGCACGCCCCCGCCAGGAACGGCAAACGGCTCGTTCACGGCGGGGGCCCTCGACTCGGCGGCGGCGGCGGGCGCCGTGGTGAACTCCCCGAACGTCGATTGGGTCGACAACAACGGTACCAAGCACACGGTCAGCTACACCTTCACGAAGGTCACCAACAACGCGGGTCTCGACGATGTGTGGAACATGACCGTGAACGGTCTCACCGCTGGTGGAGCCTGGACGGGAACCAACACCAACGCCACCGCCATTCCCATCACCTTCGACGCGGCCGGCAAGGTCTCGCTGGTGAACGGTGTGGCGGGCCAGACCCTCAGCGTGGGGGTGGGTGAGACTGTGGAAGGCACGCAGAACGTGGGTCTCGACCTGTCTACGCTCACCTCGTCGGCCGTGGCCGTGCAGCCGGCTTCGAAGGCGGATGGAACGGTTGGCGGCCCGCTGCTCAGCA encodes:
- a CDS encoding flagellar hook basal-body protein gives rise to the protein MEALSSAVTGLGTFQQALNVVGSNLANVSTPGYKATTISFQELIASVSRPASGPTSTLGGINPHQSVQGVKVGQENAKYTQGSLTPTGKPTDLGITGDGFFVLRQVNGNLAYTRNGNFSIDKTGLFVNASGFPVMGWTADATGNVDTAQPVGKLTIPLGLSKSLVTKNISRGARRQHAPARNGKRLVHGGGPRLGGGGGRRGELPERRLGRQQRYQAHGQLHLHEGHQQRGSRRCVEHDRERSHRWWSLDGNQHQRHRHSHHLRRGRQGLAGERCGGPDPQRGGG
- a CDS encoding flagellar hook-length control protein FliK; translation: MAPVAVAPVAVAPVAVAPVAVAPAASDVSPVNEQAVAALPLDSSPVGAVDVLAQPTSPSAMTLPLQAQQLSVQGKTQQVDAAPSNVPEIATAAVSQRESLTLPKTGRASVLAQGLQATASNQDAPADVPTVGMQLDLRARGASLSSQRTSPALKVPFNLGVSAGLAPQQQGLSPVSQAAVSAGNLFHVEQAALPELATQLGVSPAPLAVGQSGPSLLEELKGWGRVTRAAQDDTNAPSLSGEAVTSRGRASQGFIFESGTDALGDAPRAATRIQATDAERDLAASAQAGVASSAAVALPAASEAGIVTQTAPVPLPSMVNEVVRVAGELAQAQKQGKPEGTRVVEMRLDPPALGSLHVRVVEEKGLVHAYVTVANPAMQKVVAAEMSHLSTSLAHHGIALGQVSVGTQDGGSRDFGRRPDEPETPARAGAPRRGVAATGPATPTAVIERITGMGRAVNFQA